TGAGTTATAACAACacaaattattttatgcatgcCTATTTTTGGCAATGGCCATTTTTGTGTATAATAACTAAACATACAATTGTTCTacaataattgtaatttttttgaggTGCGATAACTAAGTAAtttctgaatattttcttaCTTTCAACCACTCAAAATGTTCAGTGGCATCAGAGCTATCCATACATATAtagtttctatttttttatttgtattttttgccctCTATGGACAATAAAAGCAGTACTGTGCTACGACCAAAACAAACTATgctgcatacatatatatataaaacatgaaTTGGAAAATTTCATATCACACAATTAGAGCCTTGAAAAGGTCAATGAGttataacaacaaacatttttttatgcatGCCTATTTTTGGTAATGGCCATTTTTGTGTATAATAACTCTAAACATACAATTGTTCTACAATAATTGTAAATTTTTTGAGGTGCGATAACTAAGTCAtttctgaatattttcttaCTTTCAACCACTCAAAATGTTCAGTGGCATCAGAGCTATCCATACATATAtagtttctatttttttatttgtattttttgccctCTATGGACAATAAAAGCAGTACTGTGCTATAACCAAAACAAACTATgctgcatacatatatatataaaacatgaaTTGAAAAATTTCATATCACACAATTAGAGCCTTGAAAAGGTCAATAAGttataacaacaaacatttttttatgcatGCCTATTTTTGGCAATGGCCATTTTTGTGTATAATAACTCTAAACATACAATTGTTCTACAATAATTGTAAATTTTTTTAGGTGCGATAACTAAGTCAtttctgaatattttcttaCTTTCAACCACTCAAAATGTTCAGTGGCATCAGAGCTATCCATACATATATAgtttctatttttgtatttgtattttttgccctCTATGGACAATAAAAGCAGTACTGTGTTATAACCAAAACAAACTATgctgcatacatatatatatataaaacatgaaTTGGAAAATTTCATATCACACAATTAGAGCCTTGAAAAGGTCAATGAGttataacaacaaacatttttttatgcatGCCTATTTTTGGCAATGGCCATTTTTGTGTATAATAACTCTAAACATACAATTGTTCTACAATAATTGTAAATTTTTTTGAGGTGCGATAACTAAGTcatttctgaatatttttttactttcaaccaCTCAAAATGTTCAGTGGCATCAGAGCTATCCATACATATATAAACTTGAAAAGGAAAGTCACAACAACTATGAAGAATTTATAACAGAATTTATATACCAAATTTTAAACAAGAACAAACAACACTTTTCAGAACAAGAACAACACTTTTCAGAATAAGAACAACAATacttttcaaaacaaacaagaacaaCGAACACTtttcagaacttttttttttttagcagtttttGCAGATGCTCCTCATGTGTTTGCGGCAAATGGGGGTACCACACTTTTCGCATGCATTTGATGCAATGAGTTTGTCTGTGCAGAGGCCACATTGTTTTCGCTTGGGCGAAGGAGTGGCCTCTTGTTGCTGCACTGCAGCCTGCACCGCACCAGCAGCGGTCTGTGGCTTTCTCCGATGAACCTCTGGCATGATCAACGCATTGCCGACCTCCTCGAGGAACAGCCTTCTTCTGTAAAGTTTGTTGGCGTTCCAACCCGGGTTCACAGAGGTGTACAGCAAAAAGGCATTGAAGGCCGAAATGTCCAGCATGTGGTAGAAAAGGCACATTGGCCACCGTTGTGCTCGCCGGCGAGTTGAGTATGTGCCACAcgcctgcaaacacacacaaaacatcagATGACATCAATGACAAGACAGCTTTGATCAAcactttgtgacaaagacaaaacttgTGCTTACCTGGTCCAGGTGGTCCACTGCTCCCTTAGATTTATTGTAATCCAATATCATTTGGGGTTTTCTTTTGCCCCCGTCCTCCACTTTAGGCTCCTTGTGTGCTGTGCTGAGCACCAgcacatttttcccttttttgggGACGTATGAAACCAAAGCCATGTCTTTGGTGAAGCAGAAAATGCTGGAGAGGGGCTGCCTTCCTGTTATTTGTGTCACTTGTGCAGGGAGCTCCGGCTTGTTCCTCCTTACAGTACCCACAAgtgagtttcttttttttttcagttctgCTGCAAGGGGTATTGATGTGAAAAAATTGTCCACTGTTATTGTGTGCCCTTCCAGTGCGTCAGTGAGTCCCAGCACCACACGCATTCCTACATTGGGTTCACGCGTGCCCCCTGGAGGCTTCCCGGTGTAGACCTCCAGCATCAATGCGTAGGAGGTTCGAGCGTCACAGAGGGCCCAAATTTTTATGCCATACTTTGCAGGCTTTGACGGCATATATTGTTTGAAGCTGCAGCGTCCTCTAAAGGCAATTAGCTGCTCGTCCACGCACACGTCACGTCCCGCGTTGAACATTTTCTGCAGCCGGAAATTCCATCTGCTCCACAAATCTGATATCGGCGACAGTTTGTTCGCATGGTGCCGCTGTGGTCTAAGCAGCTTATCATCAAAACGTAGCATTCGGTTGACCTCCATAAACCTCCGATGAGCCATTGCGTTGGTGAACATTGGACGCCCGGTGTTGACGCCCCACAAGCTGCTCGTCGCTTCATGCCTGGACCGGTACATTCCAGCCAGGATCAGCAGCCCGATATACGCCCGCAGCTCTTGGGGCGTGACGGGAGACCAGTTGTTGATCGTTCGGAGCCCTTGGAGGTTGGTCATTTCGACTATTTTCGCGACGATCTCCTCATCCACAAACAACGCAAACGCCGTCTCCGGGCTGCTGATCCTGGCTATTGCATACAACGTGGGGCCAGGCGTGGGAATTCGTGCAGGCACGTAATGTCCAGCCACTTCGTTGGTTGGAT
This sequence is a window from Dunckerocampus dactyliophorus isolate RoL2022-P2 chromosome 2, RoL_Ddac_1.1, whole genome shotgun sequence. Protein-coding genes within it:
- the LOC129176623 gene encoding piggyBac transposable element-derived protein 4-like translates to MAESAECRVQKKFFTKDEALQAILATDTEDDSGSETSEHESSGEFSPDYQPNADDNIEEDSSDWEEEEGASDDAAEVVGQDQDPSGSADQTVWSSKNKKVMWHPTNEVAGHYVPARIPTPGPTLYAIARISSPETAFALFVDEEIVAKIVEMTNLQGLRTINNWSPVTPQELRAYIGLLILAGMYRSRHEATSSLWGVNTGRPMFTNAMAHRRFMEVNRMLRFDDKLLRPQRHHANKLSPISDLWSRWNFRLQKMFNAGRDVCVDEQLIAFRGRCSFKQYMPSKPAKYGIKIWALCDARTSYALMLEVYTGKPPGGTREPNVGMRVVLGLTDALEGHTITVDNFFTSIPLAAELKKKRNSLVGTVRRNKPELPAQVTQITGRQPLSSIFCFTKDMALVSYVPKKGKNVLVLSTAHKEPKVEDGGKRKPQMILDYNKSKGAVDHLDQACGTYSTRRRAQRWPMCLFYHMLDISAFNAFLLYTSVNPGWNANKLYRRRLFLEEVGNALIMPEVHRRKPQTAAGAVQAAVQQQEATPSPKRKQCGLCTDKLIASNACEKCGTPICRKHMRSICKNC